The window TGCAGGTTTTTATCCAATTCATCCAGGAACTCTTCTGTGTACAGATAATGTTCACCATGATTTACTTTATTGCCATGGATACATACTGCTAAGTCCTTGGTCATCTTACCACTCTCTACAGTTTCCACACAAACTTGTTCCAAAGCCTGACAGAAACGAATCAGCTCCTGATTGCCATCCAGCTTACCACGGAATTCCAGACCGCGTGTCCAAGCAAAGATGGAGGCAATTGGGTTAGTAGAAGTAGGCTTACCCTTTTGGTGCTCGCGGTAGTGACGTGTTACTGTACCGTGTGCAGCTTCTGCTTCCATTACTTTACCATCAGGTGTAACTAATGTAGAAGTCATCAGACCTAAAGAACCGAAGCCCTGTGCAACAGTATCACTCTGCACATCACCATCATAGTTTTTACAAGCCCAAACGAAATTACCATTCCACTTCAGTGCGCTGGCCACCATGTCATCAATCAGGCGATGCTCATAAGTTATACCGGCTGCATCAAAAGAAGCTTTGAATTCTTGCTGGTATACTTCTTCGAAAATGTCCTTGAAACGACCATCGTATTTCTTCAGGATGGTATTCTTGGTTGATAAGTACAAAGGCCATTTCTTCATCAGTGCCTGATTGAAACAAGCACGTGCGAAACCGCGGATACTTTCATCAGTATTGTACATGGCCAAAGCAACGCCATCACCTTTGAAATTGTATACTTCAAACTCTTGTACGGTACCGTCTTCACCTTCAAACTTTACAGTGAGTTTACCCTTACCCTTGGTAACAAAATCTGTTGCACGATACTGATCACCAAAAGCATGACGACCAATACAGATAGGTGCAGTCCAGTTAGGCACTAAGCGAGGCACATTGCTACAAACGATGGGCTCACGGAAAACTGTACCATCCAGTATATTGCGGATAGTACCGTTAGGGCTCTTCCACATTTGCTTCAGGTTAAACTCTGTTACACGTGCTTCATCGGGAGTGATGGTGGCACACTTGATACCAACACCATATTCGCGAATCGCATTTGCTGCATCAATAGTTACCTGATCATTGGTGGCATCACGATGCTCGATACCGAGATCGTAGTATTTAATATCTACATCAATGTAAGGGAGAATCAATTTTTCCTTAATGAATTTCCAGATGATCCGGGTCATCTCATCGCCGTCCAGTTCCACTACCGGGTTGGCTACTTTGATCTTTGTTGCCATTCTTAGCTTGTTTTAATTGAGGAGCAAATGTAAAGAATTCATGGTTTTTAGCGGGTAAGCTTGCCAGCAGGCTTTGTATCAGACATTCACAATCAGAACAGGCACGTTCAGTTCATGTCTAACTGCTTCAATGGTTTCACCGAAGAGATAGTCCTGAATACCCCTGTGCCTGTGTGCACCCATAATAAGTAGTTCAGCACCTGATTCCTGCACAATGCGAACAATTTCCTGCACACGCTGGTGATAGCCTGCAACAGCAGTTACCTGGTAATTCATGGCACGCAATTGTGCAGCATATTCTTCCAGCCGTTGCAAATCTTTCTGCGTTTCATAATCATCAGAAGCTTCTCTCAGATAACCGGCAGAAACACTTTCCACTACGTGAATCAATGTATAAGCACTTTTAGCACCACCTTGTGCAAGGGCATGGGCAATCATTTTCTCATCACCTTCTCTAAAATCAAGGGCCACAGCAATGTGGCGATACGCTGGCAGATCCAGATTTTGCAAAGGCGTTGCATCCACATGCAAATTCAGCTTGGCTTTTGCTCTTTGCTTGCGTAACAAAGGCAGGAATGTCATGGTGAGAAACAACCAGGCGAAGATTAGCCAAAGTAATATGACCAATACTTTTTGCCAAGTCTGACCTGCGGTATCCATCACCTGCATAGACTCCATCCAAACCAACCGTACATTCAGGAAAACAAGAATCAACGCCACCAACCAGGCGGCAATCTTGGTCTTTAAGCCAATGACGAATTGCCCCATCGTTTGTTTATCGCTCACAAAATGTATCAATGGTATCACAGCAAAGCCCAGCTGCAGACTTAGAATTACCTGACTAAACACCAACAAATTATCCAGCTCACTATCACCAAATACATAAATGACTATTACAGCAGGTACAATCGCGATCAATCGCGTAAGCAATCGTCTTAACCACGGATTGATGCGCAAACGCAGATAACCCTCCATCACGATTTGTCCGGCCAATGTACCTGTTACAGTAGAGCTTTGTCCCGCAGCGATCAGCGCCACAGCAAATAGTATTGGTGCAAGCGAAGAACCGAGTAAGGGTTGCAACAAACGGTGTGCATCTTCAATACGGGCAACTTCTGTATTACCTGTAGCGTAAAAAGCTGTAGCGGCTAAGACAAGAATAGCAGCGTTCACAAAAAATGCTGCATTTAATGCCACAGCACTATCAATAAAATTAAAACGCAATGCTCTTTTGATACTAGCTGTATCGGTACCAATTTTACGTGTTTGTACCAAGGCTGAATGCAGGTAAAGATTATGCGGCATCACAGTTGCACCAATAATACCTACAGCGATATACAATGCTTCTTCAGATAAAGCAGTGGGCACAAAACCCTTCACCACTTCACCCATATCGGGCTTGGCCAGTAATATCTCAGCAAGAAAAGAGCATCCAATAATTGCTACCAGCGAAATAATAAAGGCTTCCATTTTGCGGATGCCGTAACGCTGCAATACCAACAATAAAAATGTATCAAGTACGGTAATCACCACGCCCCATAAAATGGGCATGCCTGTAAGCAAATGAATCCCGATGGCCATACCCAGTACTTCGGCCAAATCTGTTGCAGCAATGGCTAATTCAGCCAATACGTATAAACAGAAATTCACCACTGGCGGATAGAGTTCTCGATTGGCCTGGGCCAAATCGCGCCTGCGCACAATACCCAATCTGGCACTCAAACTTTGTAACAACAAAGCCATGAGGTTACTCATTAATAAAACCCAAATGAGCTGATAGCCAAATTTGGCACCACCCTGTAAATCTGTGGCCCAGTTACCCGGATCCATATAACCAACGCTTACTAAGTAAGCAGGACCGATATAAGCCAGGAATCGCTTCCACCCACGCGGATGCTTGGCCGTATCTACCGTACCGTGAACTTCGCTTAAAGATTTCTCTGTGTGATGCACTCTTTCCATACTACACTTTCTTTACGAACAATACCTGCGCTAATTGCTGACTAATGGTAAAAGCCGGTTGATTCTTGAGTTTGATTTCGATGGAATGGTCAAAACCAAACTGCTTTTTTACTTCTAATCGGGTACCTATGGTGATCTGCTTATGCGTTAACAGTTCCAGCAATTCTGCCGACTGACTTCCCACAGAACAAACTTCTGCAGCTGTATGCAATGGCAGATCAATCAGGTTGATTTGTGGCTGCGCTGCCATTCGGCCTGCACTGTCTGGTATAGGATCACCATGCGGATCAAATCGTGGAAATTCCAGATAAGCGTCCAGTTTATCGATTAGCTTTTTAGAACGGATATGTTCCAATTCTTCGGCCACATCATGCACTTCATCCCAACCAAACTGCAGTTTCTCCACCAAAAAATACTCCCACAAGCGATGCTTACGAACAATACCCAGCGCCAGCTTTTTCCCTTCTGTAGTAAGGCGCACACCCTGATAAGGCTCATAATGCAGCAATTTCTTTGTCTTCAGCTTTTTCAGCATATCTGTTACAGACGCGGGTTTGGTCTTAAGCTGATCTGCCAATGCATTGGTACTGACCGTGTCTGCATCCTGCTGCAGGTGGTAAATGGCTTTGATATAATTCTCTTCAGAGACAGAAAAATTTGCTGCCACAAAAAATAATTTTAGGCAAATCTAAATTTTATTTCCGTTAAAAAAACAGCCGTCCATCTTTGGATGGCTGAAAACTGTATTTTTAACGCCCAAGGTGCTGTATGAAACAATTTCTCTTCAGTTGTTTATTGTTAAGCCTGCTTGCCTGTAAAGACAAGCCGATTGATCTTTCCGGCGACAGCCCGGTAAAATCAGAAGATTTTTTCAAAGCCATTCGTACGCTTACCCTGCCCTTTGGTGTTGCCGATACCAATTTGCATAAAGCAGCAGATACTTTACGTATTGGCACCAAGGTGCTGGCCCAGTTTATTCCCGATAGTGTGCTCAAGCCTTTAAAATTGGCGGATAAGAAAACAGTGATCAGACCAGTTGGTAAGATTGTGAAGGAAAAAAATAAGGAGCAGGAAATTTATGTACTGTTGGACTTGATCAAAAACAAGACACACCAACTTTATGTATTTGTTTTCAATACCCAGCTGCAATATGTGACTTCCAAAATCTTGCTGGATAATACTGCGCGCGATGGTTATGTGCATTCCGTATCCATCAACAGGGAACCTACCTTTTTAATTGGCCGCGAGAAAATCACTTCAGATAATCAGTTGCAGTATACGCGCAATGGCTGGGCGTACAATGATGCAGGCATATTCATGGTGGTGATCAATGATTCTAACGAGGACCTAAAAAAACGCAATGAGATCATCAACCCTATTGATACACTACCGGCCAAGAATAAATTGAGTGGCGATTATATTCGTGATAAAAAGAATTTCATCTCTATACGTGATGGAAAAAATGCAGACAATTATTTGTTCTTTATTTATTTCGAGAAGAACGGAGGCAATTGCATCGGCGAGCTGAAAGGCGATCTGCAACTGCGCGATAAAACCAATGCACAATACAAGGAAAGCGGAGACCCCTGCGTGATTGATTTTCGCTTTGAAGGCAACCGACTCGTAGTAAAAGAACAAGGCAGTTGCGGCAACCACAGAGGTATCAAATGCTTTTTTGATGACAGCTATACCCGGAAGAACCCACCGAAAAAGCGGAGACGCTAATTATCCACATTTTCAGCGAGCGCAAACCATTGCATAAGCCATCTAATGTGTACAAAGTACATTATAAGAAAATAGACCTATCTTGCATCACCTAAACCGATAACCAAAACGGCATTTATGAATTTTAGAAATTATCATGTTCCTTATCAGATCAATGAACAATATGCCAAAAAAGCCGTGTACTTCTCCATGGAGTTCGCAATTCACCAGCCATTGAAGATCTATAGTGGCGGTCTGGGTTTTCTGGCCGGCTCACATTTGCGTAGTGCTTATGAACTGAGACAAAACATGATTGGTATTGGTATTCTTTGGAAATACGGATACTACGACCAAACACGTAACCAGGATCAGACTTTACAGCCTGCCTGGATGGAAAAAATTTACTCTTTTCTGGAAGATACTGGCATCAAGTTTCAAATCCTCATCCACGACCATCCGGTTTGGGTGAAAGCCTGGTACTTGAATCCGGAAACCTTTAATAGTGCTCCACTATTCCTGTTAAGTACAGACCTGCCTGAGAACGACTATGTATCTCAGACCATCACGCACCGTTTGTATGATGCCAACGTGGCTACTAAAGTTGCGCAGTTTATCCTGCTGGGCGTTGGTGGTGCAAAGTTGGTAGATGAGCTGGGCTTTAATCCGGATGTGTATCACCTCAATGAAGCACACGGTATTTCTGCTGCATTCTACTTATTGAATAAGTTCAAGAGTGTAGAAAAACTGAAACAGCATCTGGTATTTACCACACATACGCCAGAAGAAGCCGGTAACGAGAAACACGATATCTATCTCTGTCACAAAATGAGTTATTTCTGTGGACTGAGTCTGGATGAAGTGCGTAAACTCACCGGTATTGAAGATGATCAGTTCAACCATTCACTGGCTGCATTACGTTTTGCAAGAAAGGCCAACGGTGTTTCTGAACTGCATGGTCATGTAAGCCGCGATATGTGGAAGAAGCACGAAGGCATTTGCGAAATCACTTCCATTACCAACGCACAGAACTGGCGTTACTGGGCTGATAAGCAATTGTATCGCTATGCAGAAGAAGGCAATGATGCTGCTTTCGACGACAGAAAGAAATACCTGAAAAAGCGTGCATTTGAAATCGTGGCTGATCAAACAGGTAAAAAGTTTGATCCGGATACATTAACCATTGTTTGGGCAAGACGTTTTGCCGGTTATAAGCGTGCAGATATGCTGACTTATGACATGGAGCGTTTTGAAAAATTGATCAACAGCATCGACAGACCTGTACAGGTAATTTGGGCTGGTAAACCCTACCCTGTTGATTACCCGGCAATCACGCAGTTCAACAACCTGGTTCACTTAAGCAAGAATTATAAGAATGTTGCAGTACTCATTGGTTATGAGCTCGGTTTGAGCAAACGACTAAAGCAAGCTGCTGATATTTGGTTGAACAATCCACGTGTACCAAGAGAAGCTTCCGGTACCAGTGGTATGACCGCTGCCATGAATGGTGCAGTGAACTTCTCAACTGATGATGGCTGGATTCCTGAATTTGTAAACCACGGCAATAATGGCTTTGTGGTACCAAAAGCAGATTATGCCAATATGCATGTGCATGAGCAGGATGAATACGATTTGAATAAATTGTATGAAATTCTGGAAGAGCAGGTTGTGCCTTTGTATTACGATAATTACGACACCTGGCGTCAGATCATGAAAAACGGCATGCGCGATGTTCGATTCAAATTCGACAGTAACCGAATGGCAGAAGAATACTACGAAATCATGTACAAATAAATACAACCCCTGCAATAACTGCAGGGGTTTTTCTTTTTGATCAGAACAGAAGCCGTCAGGATTTGTTAGTATTGCAATGATGACCAAACACAAGATTGTTGTAGCCATTACCGGAGCAAGCGGTTCTATCTATGCCAAACTATTGCTGGATAAGCTGGCTACAGCTGCAGACCAAGTAGCTGCTGTTGGAATTGTGATGAGCAAGAATGCGGAAACTGTATGGCAAACTGAATTGGGTAATGAATCTTATAAAGACTATTCATTCAATTTCTACAGCAAGCATGATTTCAATGCACCCTTTGCCTCCGGATCGGCACAGTTCAATACAATGATTGTGGCACCTTGTAGCATGGGCACCCTCGGCAGAATTGCCGCAGGTATCAGTGATGATTTAACCACGCGTGCAGCGGATGTGATGCTGAAAGAACGTAGAAAGCTCATACTCATGGTGCGCGAAACACCCTATAACCTGATCCATATTCGCAATATGGAAACTGTTACACTTGCCGGTGGCATTATTTGCCCGGCCTCCCCTTCTTACTACAGCCAACCAGCAACCATTGAAGCGGCAGCGGCCACCGTAGTAGACCGTGCATTGGATCTTGCCGGACTTCAGTTAAATGCGTATCGCTGGGGACAATAAAAAAGCCCCCGCCAAAAGGCAAGGGGCCATCTATCGGGGGATTGAGTCTCCAATTATCCTTTCGCTGCGAACAGGTAAACTGTCAGCTGCACATCATTAGCAGGGCCTTTGTAATTAATGCCCAGTAAAGTGCGGTCGATAGAGAAGAATGCCTGACCAAAGAAACCCTTGTCATCTGCTGAACGAACCACAGCTGGGAATTTCAAAGGCACATTCAAACCTTTGATGCTCAGGTTACCACTGATTTCTACGTTTGTAGCATTTGTGTAGTTAACACCAGAAATCGTGAAAACTGCTTCAGTGTTTTTTGCTACATCAAAGAAATCTGGGCTTTTCAGGTGACCAGCCAGACGATCTCCACCACCAGCGTCAGTTACTTTAATGCTAGTAAGATCAATCACAAAGCTGCCGCCAGTGATTTTACCACCATCAGTTGTAATGCTACCGCTTTTCAGGTTGAAAGTACCAGTATGGTAGTCCTTGGCTTTAGCACCAATCCACTCTACACGGCTTCTTTCAGTGTTTACAGTGTAGTTGTCTGCAGGCTTTACAGTAAACGCAGAAACACCAGCCATCAGGGCCAATGCTGCAACTGCTGAGAAGATTTTTTTCATGCTTGTCTATTTGTTTTGAGTGTCGAAAATAGGGAAATTTTACTAATTACATGTACATACATCAATTTGTTGCAAAAAAACCAAAACTTTAACATTCACAGGGGTTGAAAATGGGCAGATGCCCATACCTGAATTCACCTATCTTCGCGAAAATTTTTGACTACCTATGAACCTGCACGAATACCAGGCTAAAGAGCTCCTGAAGAAATTCAATGTTCCAGTACAGGAAGGCATTGCTGTAGATACAGTAATGGCTGCGGAAGAAGCTTACAGACAAATCAAGACCCAGACCAATAACAATTTTGCGGTAGTGAAAGCACAGATTCATGCCGGTGGTCGGGGTAAAGGCAAGATTGCCGGTACAGAGCAACGTGGTGTGGCTGTTGCCAAAAGCCTGGAAGATGTGAGCACGATTGCCAAGAATATCCTTGGTGGTACCCTGGTAACCATTCAGACTGGTGCTGCTGGTAAAAAAGTGAATAAGGTTTTAGTGGCACAGGATGTATATTATCCAGGCCCCAACCCTGTTAAAGAATTTTATCTCTCCATCCTGCTGGATCGTTCAAAAGGTCAGAACGTGATCATGTACAGCACAGAAGGTGGTATGGATATTGAAGAAGTTGCACACAACACACCTGAAAAAATCTTCAAGGAGTGGGTACATCCCGGCGGTAAGTTGCAGGGCTTCCAGGCAAGAAAAATCGCTTTCAACCTGGGCCTGAGCGGTGAAGCTTTCAAGAACTGTGTGAAGTTTGTAACCAATTTATACAATGCTTACGTGACTTTGGATTGCGGTATGTTGGAGATTAACCCGCTGTTCAAAACCAGTGATGAGAAAATCATTGCGGTTGACTGTAAGATGAATATTGATGATAACGCTTTGATGCGTCATGCTGAAACAGCTGCGCTGCGTGATATCACAGAAGAAGATCCAACAGAAGTAGAAGCTGGCCAGTACAACCTGAACTTTGTAAAGCTGGATGGTAACGTAGGCTGTATGGTAAACGGTGCAGGTTTGGCAATGGCTACCATGGATATGATTAAACTGAGCGGTGGCGAGCCTGCTAACTTCCTAGATGTAGGTGGTACAGCGAATGCACAAACTGTAGAAGCTGGTTTCCGCATCATAATGAAGGATCCAAACGTGAAAGCCATCCTGATCAATATCTTCGGTGGTATTGTTCGTTGCGATCGTGTTGCTGCCGGTGTTATCGAAGCCTACAATAAGCTGGGTAATATCAATATCCCCATCATTGTTCGTTTGCAGGGCACCAATGCAGAAGAAGCAAAGAAACTGATTGATGAAAGTGGCTTGAAAGTACAATCAGCTATCCTGCTCAGCGAAGCAGCCGATCTGGTGAAGAAAGCAGTAGCTTAAATCATTCTACCTATTATTCAAAACCCCGAGCATGTCTCGGGGTTTTTTATTGTGCTTGAATGGGCTTTACTTCTGTAATGGGGCTGAAAGAATAATGCAGTCCTGTACGCAGTTCCACACATTCAATTCTTGTCCTGCGTTTATGCAATTTCCTGAATTGCTTCCCCTTCTCAGTTTCAAACAAAGCTCCATCGGGTAATTCTTCAATCATTATACCGTTGCGCTGTTGTACAGGATTGTATCGACGCAATACTTTCAGCAATTCCATCTCTCCATTGGCCGTTGCTGCCGGGTTCATCACAGATTTGCGCAAAGCTTTTACAATATCCTCGGGAAAGAACTGGCGGCCAATAAAATCTTGTAACAAACCGGAGTAAGTTCGCTTCCACTCGATCCCATGAGGTTCTACCCTTCTCCCAAATTGTTCAAACGTGAGCAAATGGGCCAGCTCATGCAATAAGGTAATCAGGAATTCATACTGGTTAAGATCACCATTAACAGTAATTCGGTGATTGGCTCCATGGTGTGCGTGGCGATAATCGCCCAGCACTGATTTTCTTTTCTTCGTAACAGTTAAATGCACCTGATAGCGATGCAAGTAATCTACGACTGGATCGAAACTACCCGGAGGTAGAAATCCGGCCAGTGCCTGCATGGGATGTTCAGAGATCGGCATTTTTCTTTTTCGCATTCCTTCTGAGCACGAGTATTACTTCAACTGTTGTGTATGCGATATACATAAACATACCACCGAAAATACCGCCCATATTGAGTAATTCACCAGAGGCATAGAAGTAGATAAATATGGATGCAACGATAACCAACAATTTCAGCACTGTTGCCCCCATGACATTGCGTACAAATGCAAATTCATTTTTAGTAGTATAGGATGCATTGTGCATGCGCATACTGATAATGGTTAACACAAACAGCATGGCATTGGCAGATAGTAATACCCTGGGGCTGATGGCTTTCTTTTCAAAACCTGTCCAACCCAAGCCAGTAATACCCAAAATGACAATAGCCAGTAAGCCTAGCCACATCCAGTCTTTA is drawn from Chitinophagales bacterium and contains these coding sequences:
- a CDS encoding UbiX family flavin prenyltransferase, with translation MTKHKIVVAITGASGSIYAKLLLDKLATAADQVAAVGIVMSKNAETVWQTELGNESYKDYSFNFYSKHDFNAPFASGSAQFNTMIVAPCSMGTLGRIAAGISDDLTTRAADVMLKERRKLILMVRETPYNLIHIRNMETVTLAGGIICPASPSYYSQPATIEAAAATVVDRALDLAGLQLNAYRWGQ
- the glgP gene encoding alpha-glucan family phosphorylase, with amino-acid sequence MNFRNYHVPYQINEQYAKKAVYFSMEFAIHQPLKIYSGGLGFLAGSHLRSAYELRQNMIGIGILWKYGYYDQTRNQDQTLQPAWMEKIYSFLEDTGIKFQILIHDHPVWVKAWYLNPETFNSAPLFLLSTDLPENDYVSQTITHRLYDANVATKVAQFILLGVGGAKLVDELGFNPDVYHLNEAHGISAAFYLLNKFKSVEKLKQHLVFTTHTPEEAGNEKHDIYLCHKMSYFCGLSLDEVRKLTGIEDDQFNHSLAALRFARKANGVSELHGHVSRDMWKKHEGICEITSITNAQNWRYWADKQLYRYAEEGNDAAFDDRKKYLKKRAFEIVADQTGKKFDPDTLTIVWARRFAGYKRADMLTYDMERFEKLINSIDRPVQVIWAGKPYPVDYPAITQFNNLVHLSKNYKNVAVLIGYELGLSKRLKQAADIWLNNPRVPREASGTSGMTAAMNGAVNFSTDDGWIPEFVNHGNNGFVVPKADYANMHVHEQDEYDLNKLYEILEEQVVPLYYDNYDTWRQIMKNGMRDVRFKFDSNRMAEEYYEIMYK
- a CDS encoding YceI family protein is translated as MKKIFSAVAALALMAGVSAFTVKPADNYTVNTERSRVEWIGAKAKDYHTGTFNLKSGSITTDGGKITGGSFVIDLTSIKVTDAGGGDRLAGHLKSPDFFDVAKNTEAVFTISGVNYTNATNVEISGNLSIKGLNVPLKFPAVVRSADDKGFFGQAFFSIDRTLLGINYKGPANDVQLTVYLFAAKG
- a CDS encoding SprT-like domain-containing protein, which translates into the protein MPISEHPMQALAGFLPPGSFDPVVDYLHRYQVHLTVTKKRKSVLGDYRHAHHGANHRITVNGDLNQYEFLITLLHELAHLLTFEQFGRRVEPHGIEWKRTYSGLLQDFIGRQFFPEDIVKALRKSVMNPAATANGEMELLKVLRRYNPVQQRNGIMIEELPDGALFETEKGKQFRKLHKRRTRIECVELRTGLHYSFSPITEVKPIQAQ
- a CDS encoding Nramp family divalent metal transporter gives rise to the protein MERVHHTEKSLSEVHGTVDTAKHPRGWKRFLAYIGPAYLVSVGYMDPGNWATDLQGGAKFGYQLIWVLLMSNLMALLLQSLSARLGIVRRRDLAQANRELYPPVVNFCLYVLAELAIAATDLAEVLGMAIGIHLLTGMPILWGVVITVLDTFLLLVLQRYGIRKMEAFIISLVAIIGCSFLAEILLAKPDMGEVVKGFVPTALSEEALYIAVGIIGATVMPHNLYLHSALVQTRKIGTDTASIKRALRFNFIDSAVALNAAFFVNAAILVLAATAFYATGNTEVARIEDAHRLLQPLLGSSLAPILFAVALIAAGQSSTVTGTLAGQIVMEGYLRLRINPWLRRLLTRLIAIVPAVIVIYVFGDSELDNLLVFSQVILSLQLGFAVIPLIHFVSDKQTMGQFVIGLKTKIAAWLVALILVFLNVRLVWMESMQVMDTAGQTWQKVLVILLWLIFAWLFLTMTFLPLLRKQRAKAKLNLHVDATPLQNLDLPAYRHIAVALDFREGDEKMIAHALAQGGAKSAYTLIHVVESVSAGYLREASDDYETQKDLQRLEEYAAQLRAMNYQVTAVAGYHQRVQEIVRIVQESGAELLIMGAHRHRGIQDYLFGETIEAVRHELNVPVLIVNV
- a CDS encoding NADP-dependent isocitrate dehydrogenase, yielding MATKIKVANPVVELDGDEMTRIIWKFIKEKLILPYIDVDIKYYDLGIEHRDATNDQVTIDAANAIREYGVGIKCATITPDEARVTEFNLKQMWKSPNGTIRNILDGTVFREPIVCSNVPRLVPNWTAPICIGRHAFGDQYRATDFVTKGKGKLTVKFEGEDGTVQEFEVYNFKGDGVALAMYNTDESIRGFARACFNQALMKKWPLYLSTKNTILKKYDGRFKDIFEEVYQQEFKASFDAAGITYEHRLIDDMVASALKWNGNFVWACKNYDGDVQSDTVAQGFGSLGLMTSTLVTPDGKVMEAEAAHGTVTRHYREHQKGKPTSTNPIASIFAWTRGLEFRGKLDGNQELIRFCQALEQVCVETVESGKMTKDLAVCIHGNKVNHGEHYLYTEEFLDELDKNLQAKLA
- a CDS encoding metal-dependent transcriptional regulator; amino-acid sequence: MAANFSVSEENYIKAIYHLQQDADTVSTNALADQLKTKPASVTDMLKKLKTKKLLHYEPYQGVRLTTEGKKLALGIVRKHRLWEYFLVEKLQFGWDEVHDVAEELEHIRSKKLIDKLDAYLEFPRFDPHGDPIPDSAGRMAAQPQINLIDLPLHTAAEVCSVGSQSAELLELLTHKQITIGTRLEVKKQFGFDHSIEIKLKNQPAFTISQQLAQVLFVKKV
- the sucC gene encoding ADP-forming succinate--CoA ligase subunit beta; this translates as MNLHEYQAKELLKKFNVPVQEGIAVDTVMAAEEAYRQIKTQTNNNFAVVKAQIHAGGRGKGKIAGTEQRGVAVAKSLEDVSTIAKNILGGTLVTIQTGAAGKKVNKVLVAQDVYYPGPNPVKEFYLSILLDRSKGQNVIMYSTEGGMDIEEVAHNTPEKIFKEWVHPGGKLQGFQARKIAFNLGLSGEAFKNCVKFVTNLYNAYVTLDCGMLEINPLFKTSDEKIIAVDCKMNIDDNALMRHAETAALRDITEEDPTEVEAGQYNLNFVKLDGNVGCMVNGAGLAMATMDMIKLSGGEPANFLDVGGTANAQTVEAGFRIIMKDPNVKAILINIFGGIVRCDRVAAGVIEAYNKLGNINIPIIVRLQGTNAEEAKKLIDESGLKVQSAILLSEAADLVKKAVA